One genomic window of Tatumella citrea includes the following:
- a CDS encoding FecCD family ABC transporter permease — MSTVTESVASQNEGVGAEYRKIIRKRVLLLLVLVIAICCSVILDFTIGPARLNLTTLLTALVEPSAVDDATRVIVWDIRLPFTLMAVVIGFALGLSGSEMQTILNNPLASPFTLGVSSAASFGAALALVLGIGIPWIPGQWLVTGNAFIFAMLTAFILNLVSRRTANTRTTVVLFGIALVFTFNALVAMMQFIASEDTLQSLVFWTMGSLGRASWPKLGIMAAAIVILLPWAMRSSWQLTALRLGEDRAASFGIDVSRLRMTSLLRISLASALAVAFVGPIGFIGLVAPHIARQLVGEDHRFYLPASGLIGALVLSLASVVSKNIEPGVIIPIGIITSLVGVPFFIVIILRHRGNL, encoded by the coding sequence ATGAGTACTGTTACAGAGTCGGTTGCCAGCCAGAATGAAGGCGTTGGGGCTGAATATCGAAAAATTATCCGTAAGCGCGTGTTACTGCTTCTGGTGCTGGTTATCGCAATTTGTTGTAGTGTCATCCTCGATTTTACTATTGGTCCTGCCCGGCTAAACCTGACCACTCTGCTCACTGCACTGGTTGAACCCTCAGCGGTTGATGATGCGACACGGGTTATTGTCTGGGATATCCGCCTGCCTTTTACCCTGATGGCGGTTGTCATTGGTTTTGCTCTTGGATTGTCGGGCAGTGAAATGCAGACCATCCTGAATAACCCGTTAGCCAGTCCGTTTACTCTTGGCGTATCTTCGGCTGCCTCGTTTGGTGCGGCCCTGGCACTGGTGCTGGGCATTGGTATTCCCTGGATACCAGGCCAGTGGCTGGTAACCGGTAATGCTTTTATCTTTGCCATGCTGACCGCCTTTATTCTTAATCTGGTCAGCAGACGGACGGCGAATACCCGAACTACAGTGGTGTTGTTTGGGATTGCGCTGGTGTTTACCTTCAATGCACTGGTCGCCATGATGCAGTTTATTGCCAGTGAAGATACCTTACAGTCGCTGGTATTCTGGACTATGGGCAGCCTGGGGCGGGCTTCGTGGCCGAAACTGGGAATCATGGCCGCGGCTATCGTTATCCTGTTGCCGTGGGCGATGCGTAGTTCCTGGCAACTGACGGCATTACGTTTAGGGGAAGACCGTGCCGCCAGCTTTGGAATTGATGTGTCACGGTTACGGATGACTTCGTTGCTGCGCATCAGCCTTGCCTCTGCACTGGCGGTGGCATTTGTCGGGCCGATTGGTTTTATCGGGCTGGTGGCGCCACATATTGCCAGGCAGCTGGTCGGCGAAGATCACCGGTTTTATCTGCCTGCCAGTGGCTTGATTGGTGCTCTGGTACTGTCGCTGGCATCTGTGGTTTCTAAAAACATCGAACCGGGTGTCATCATTCCTATTGGTATCATCACTTCACTGGTCGGAGTGCCATTCTTTATTGTGATTATCCTGCGTCACCGGGGGAATTTATGA
- a CDS encoding ABC transporter substrate-binding protein produces the protein MKHAKKRFQGVARYITAALCLSPLAALATTYPLTVKDMDNQTVVINHEPQRIILQDGRDIMALALLDRDNPFARVITWNNLIKKQDGQEWALLSKTWPKAVSIPDMGQSDQGNVDPETVIASHPDLLIAQLRAKPALEQTGVLKRFRELHIPVLFVDYELHPMQDTVPSITLLGKVLNKEQNAKEYTDFYLSRLKQINDVVDHQQKKPLVFIEPIAGNSDNCCFTHASNGWGGLVAAAGGINIGTELLTGSSGFINPEKIIAMRPDWYLMTGSKRGAPGNPVLPFGYNTKVSDIKASFDKLLQRTAVANIPAVSEGHVGGIYHHFYNHPWNIIGVEILAHWFYPTQLPNLDATADYHYIVTHFTKLPDEPDNLSYRPAK, from the coding sequence ATGAAGCACGCTAAAAAACGTTTTCAGGGTGTGGCTCGCTATATTACTGCCGCTTTATGCTTATCCCCTCTGGCAGCGCTGGCGACCACATATCCGCTGACTGTCAAAGATATGGATAATCAGACTGTTGTGATTAACCATGAGCCACAGCGAATTATCCTGCAGGACGGCCGCGATATTATGGCTCTGGCATTGCTGGATCGCGATAACCCATTTGCCCGGGTTATCACCTGGAACAACCTGATTAAAAAACAAGACGGTCAGGAATGGGCTCTGCTGAGTAAAACCTGGCCAAAGGCGGTTTCTATTCCGGATATGGGCCAGTCTGACCAGGGGAATGTGGACCCTGAAACAGTCATCGCCAGCCATCCTGATCTGCTGATTGCCCAGTTGCGAGCAAAACCAGCGCTGGAACAGACCGGAGTCCTGAAACGTTTTCGCGAACTGCATATCCCGGTACTGTTTGTCGATTATGAGCTGCATCCGATGCAGGATACCGTTCCCAGTATTACCCTGTTAGGGAAAGTTCTGAACAAAGAACAGAATGCCAAAGAGTATACTGACTTCTATCTTTCCCGCCTGAAACAGATTAACGATGTCGTCGATCATCAGCAGAAAAAACCACTAGTATTTATTGAACCGATTGCCGGTAACTCCGACAACTGCTGCTTTACCCATGCCAGCAATGGCTGGGGGGGACTGGTGGCCGCGGCCGGTGGGATTAATATCGGGACTGAATTGCTGACCGGTTCCAGCGGATTTATTAATCCGGAAAAAATTATTGCGATGCGCCCGGACTGGTATCTGATGACAGGCTCAAAACGTGGAGCTCCGGGCAATCCGGTACTGCCGTTTGGCTACAACACCAAAGTTTCAGATATTAAAGCCAGCTTTGATAAGTTGTTGCAACGTACTGCGGTAGCCAATATTCCCGCCGTGTCGGAAGGTCATGTCGGTGGTATCTATCACCATTTCTACAACCATCCGTGGAACATCATCGGCGTGGAAATTCTGGCTCACTGGTTCTACCCAACACAGTTGCCAAATCTGGATGCAACGGCGGATTATCACTACATCGTGACACATTTCACCAAACTGCCTGATGAACCGGATAATCTGAGTTACCGCCCGGCAAAATAA
- a CDS encoding TetR/AcrR family transcriptional regulator, with protein MQDQSVTAKPLTEKQLTVLLAASDVFLEHGFSAATTDMIQQRAGVSKATVYAFRTSKEALFSAVIEHQCAKMTQAVRNILPASGDLEGTLRKLGHAYLGIIFSTKGLALYRVVMGECQRFPELGHIFWQSGPVTIVKMVEEHLLNAVQAGDISLQRTGTHLAARQFVSLLRGESYNEYLTHPAAIPTDGQIERWVEQAVDTFLRAFRCSELPTV; from the coding sequence ATGCAGGACCAATCAGTGACAGCGAAACCGCTGACAGAGAAACAACTGACAGTATTACTGGCTGCTTCAGACGTGTTTCTTGAACATGGTTTTAGTGCCGCAACCACCGATATGATTCAGCAGCGGGCGGGGGTATCGAAGGCCACAGTCTATGCGTTTCGAACCAGTAAAGAAGCACTGTTCAGTGCTGTTATTGAGCATCAGTGTGCAAAAATGACTCAGGCGGTACGTAATATTTTACCGGCCAGCGGTGACCTGGAAGGTACTTTACGCAAACTGGGCCATGCCTATCTTGGGATTATTTTTTCTACCAAGGGGCTGGCGCTGTACCGGGTGGTGATGGGTGAGTGCCAGCGTTTTCCGGAGTTGGGGCATATCTTCTGGCAAAGCGGGCCAGTCACTATCGTTAAAATGGTAGAAGAGCATCTGTTGAACGCAGTGCAAGCCGGGGACATTTCGTTACAGCGTACCGGCACCCATCTTGCCGCCCGTCAGTTTGTCAGCCTGCTACGGGGCGAATCGTACAACGAATATCTGACCCATCCGGCGGCTATTCCGACAGACGGACAGATTGAGCGCTGGGTGGAGCAGGCAGTCGATACCTTTCTGCGGGCATTTCGTTGCTCTGAATTACCCACAGTGTAA
- a CDS encoding efflux transporter outer membrane subunit gives MSSLRFCRFPAPLYLAVCLLLSGCLSPAGKVPDESSVGAQSSQYWKALASQLPALKTAAVPEQWWSVFNDPLLDRLEQNAVQNNPDIQLAATHVEQSAAASGMAASALYPQISVNGSETRSALSADSPYARLGAPDSSYELWQFGTQASWEVDLWGHLRQLRNAAAENVMASQYGKDMVQVSVSSDVARQYILLRELDARQKVLQENQRIAKDMLRIAESRQRNGVATMNEQASASADDQQIAAELIALQQQKNLLMNALALLAGQPPHQLDNQLSSAPLPEMPANVPAGVPSELAQRRPDILQAEAQLRAAIADTQAAKADFYPRIGLSAEAGFQSYSFSGLGEPHNRFYGLGPTLYLPVFQGGRLKSQLALSKASQKAAALTYHKTVLQAWHEVINALDEWNNQQLQYPRLVAAEQQNRVALQVAERSWQQGAGEFSDVLIARRGLLQSQLAVTHCAAAGELALVALYRSLGGGWQAGNSQQRHPS, from the coding sequence ATGAGCAGTCTTCGTTTTTGCCGTTTTCCGGCACCACTCTATCTGGCTGTTTGTCTGCTACTGTCTGGTTGTCTCTCGCCTGCCGGAAAAGTACCGGATGAGAGCTCAGTCGGAGCACAAAGCAGTCAGTACTGGAAAGCTCTGGCCTCACAGTTGCCGGCACTGAAAACTGCTGCTGTTCCTGAACAATGGTGGTCAGTATTTAATGATCCCTTACTGGACCGGCTGGAACAGAATGCCGTACAAAATAATCCGGACATACAACTGGCAGCAACCCATGTGGAACAGAGTGCCGCAGCGTCCGGCATGGCAGCTTCGGCGTTGTATCCGCAGATTTCCGTAAATGGCAGCGAAACCCGTTCAGCACTGAGTGCTGACTCTCCTTACGCCAGATTAGGTGCACCTGACAGCAGTTATGAACTGTGGCAATTCGGCACCCAGGCCAGCTGGGAGGTCGACTTATGGGGCCATCTGCGTCAGTTACGCAATGCTGCTGCCGAAAATGTGATGGCCAGCCAGTACGGCAAAGATATGGTTCAGGTTTCCGTCAGCAGTGATGTTGCCCGCCAGTATATTTTGTTGCGTGAACTCGATGCACGGCAAAAGGTTCTTCAGGAAAATCAGAGGATTGCCAAAGATATGCTCAGGATTGCCGAAAGCCGCCAGCGCAACGGCGTGGCGACGATGAATGAGCAGGCATCAGCCAGTGCCGATGATCAGCAAATCGCAGCAGAACTGATTGCTCTGCAGCAACAAAAAAATCTGTTGATGAACGCACTGGCATTACTTGCCGGTCAGCCGCCACATCAGCTGGATAACCAACTGAGTAGCGCTCCGTTACCGGAAATGCCGGCGAATGTTCCTGCCGGTGTACCTTCTGAGCTGGCACAGCGCCGGCCGGATATACTGCAGGCGGAAGCGCAACTGCGGGCAGCGATTGCTGATACCCAGGCCGCGAAAGCCGATTTTTATCCACGCATTGGCCTGAGTGCCGAAGCCGGATTCCAGTCTTACAGCTTCTCAGGTCTGGGAGAACCACATAACCGTTTCTACGGTTTGGGACCGACGCTGTATCTGCCTGTATTCCAGGGAGGACGTCTGAAAAGTCAGCTGGCCCTGAGTAAAGCCAGCCAGAAAGCTGCGGCGCTCACCTACCACAAAACGGTATTACAGGCCTGGCATGAAGTGATCAACGCACTGGATGAATGGAACAATCAGCAACTGCAATATCCACGTCTGGTAGCTGCGGAACAACAGAACCGTGTGGCACTCCAGGTGGCTGAGCGCTCCTGGCAACAGGGTGCCGGCGAATTCAGTGATGTGCTGATAGCTCGTCGCGGACTGTTGCAAAGCCAGCTGGCAGTCACTCATTGTGCCGCAGCCGGGGAACTGGCGCTGGTTGCTTTATACCGTTCACTGGGCGGTGGCTGGCAGGCTGGTAACAGCCAGCAGAGGCATCCGTCATGA
- a CDS encoding MFS transporter — protein sequence MSQPVTTAAPGSAPGAPSAPPPGAPPAFTLRLACGLLGVLLAAMLAGLSDRLPGLALADISGALGFSHDGASWLNTAYSAGELSVMPFATWCAITFSLRRFHMWMLGSTLVLAAILPFLHALPVMIFVRAIQGFTAGALIPLLMMSALRFLPLSIRLHGLALYAMTATFAPNIALWLASLAVDQLSDWHWIYWIMIPPGILAFLLVAWGIPIMPPVLPRMKQGNWFGMAFGIPGLSLLVIGLDQGVRLDWFNSPLICAAFLCAAVLCTIFIISEWFHPTPFIRLQLLERRNLWLGFILFICLLVIMSTAVVLPATILEHIQGFRLPQVASLGLMVGLPQLVVGPLVALLLYQPWVDARKTFVLGLLCIALSCWLNTRITDQWMTAQFTTSVLLQMIGQPLAIISLLFLATSVVQPMEGPFVSGIINTLRAAGTVFGAALIEQISYLRGSFHSEMLLNNLGSRWPETSSSVSTGQVAEWISQQSALLSTADIYYIFTFVTLLLIPGVLCLKYIPAPRLPANTPPAASAPASPSTTASNG from the coding sequence ATGAGCCAGCCAGTAACCACTGCCGCGCCTGGTAGTGCTCCGGGGGCACCTTCTGCGCCGCCTCCGGGAGCGCCACCTGCCTTTACTTTGCGCCTGGCTTGCGGACTACTGGGCGTACTGCTGGCCGCCATGCTGGCAGGCCTCAGTGACCGGCTGCCCGGGCTGGCCCTGGCAGATATCAGCGGTGCCCTGGGTTTTAGCCACGACGGAGCATCATGGCTGAATACTGCCTATTCGGCCGGTGAGCTTTCGGTGATGCCGTTTGCCACCTGGTGTGCGATCACTTTTTCGCTGCGCCGCTTTCATATGTGGATGTTAGGATCTACCCTGGTACTGGCTGCAATACTGCCGTTTTTGCACGCCTTACCGGTCATGATTTTTGTGCGTGCAATACAGGGATTCACTGCCGGTGCGTTGATTCCTCTGCTGATGATGTCTGCACTGCGCTTCCTGCCTTTATCTATCCGCCTGCACGGGCTGGCATTGTATGCAATGACCGCTACCTTTGCGCCCAATATCGCCTTGTGGCTTGCTTCGCTGGCGGTTGACCAGTTATCTGACTGGCACTGGATTTACTGGATAATGATCCCGCCAGGTATTCTGGCTTTCCTTCTGGTCGCCTGGGGAATCCCGATCATGCCACCGGTATTACCGCGCATGAAGCAGGGGAACTGGTTTGGTATGGCTTTTGGTATTCCGGGTCTCAGCTTACTGGTAATTGGTCTGGATCAGGGGGTACGTCTTGACTGGTTTAACTCACCACTCATCTGTGCTGCCTTTCTCTGCGCCGCAGTGTTATGCACCATTTTTATCATCAGTGAGTGGTTCCACCCCACACCTTTCATTCGCCTGCAGTTACTGGAACGCCGCAATTTGTGGCTCGGTTTTATTCTGTTTATCTGCCTGCTGGTGATCATGAGCACTGCAGTCGTTCTGCCAGCGACCATCCTCGAACATATTCAGGGATTCCGTCTGCCTCAGGTCGCATCGCTGGGCTTGATGGTCGGTTTGCCGCAGCTGGTGGTTGGTCCTCTGGTCGCACTGCTGCTTTATCAGCCCTGGGTCGATGCGCGTAAAACCTTTGTTCTCGGATTACTGTGTATTGCTCTCTCCTGCTGGCTGAACACTCGCATCACCGACCAGTGGATGACTGCTCAGTTTACTACCTCGGTACTGCTGCAGATGATTGGTCAGCCGCTGGCCATCATATCGCTGCTGTTTCTGGCGACCAGTGTTGTGCAACCCATGGAAGGTCCGTTTGTTTCAGGGATAATCAATACACTACGTGCCGCCGGCACAGTATTTGGCGCGGCACTGATCGAACAAATCAGCTACCTGCGTGGCAGTTTTCACAGTGAAATGTTGCTGAACAACCTTGGCAGCCGCTGGCCGGAAACCTCTTCTTCAGTAAGCACCGGACAGGTTGCTGAATGGATCAGCCAGCAGTCGGCACTGCTGTCCACCGCCGATATTTATTACATTTTTACCTTTGTCACCCTGCTATTAATTCCGGGGGTGTTATGCCTGAAATATATTCCGGCCCCGCGTTTGCCGGCCAATACACCGCCGGCAGCGTCTGCGCCTGCTTCTCCGTCAACGACAGCCAGTAATGGATAA
- a CDS encoding HlyD family secretion protein translates to MSKSSRFKITAIVVAVLVVIVALWLMNRPESDASSQTTDDAYIQADLTSIAPRISGVISQVMVRDNQSVSAGQLLFTLDDRDYQIALQRADAGIRSAQATLDSLKAQIERQGSEQQQAQATIDASQADLQLATENRQRFSNLARDGSGTRQAQQAAEANWKTARATLMKNNAALQAIKDQTQVLLADQEKAAADLQQANVAHADALLNLSYCQIKAPEDGIVAQRVVRTGSYAHTGEEQLTLVPLNRLYINANYRETQLTNVHPGQSVTFHVDALPGVTFTGKVESLSPASNVSFSPLPAHNASGNFTKIVQRITVRIVPDAGQKNLDRLKVGMSAEPTIQTDNP, encoded by the coding sequence ATGAGTAAATCATCACGTTTTAAAATCACCGCCATCGTAGTTGCCGTACTGGTAGTTATTGTCGCCCTATGGTTGATGAACCGGCCCGAATCTGACGCATCATCACAAACTACCGATGATGCTTACATTCAGGCCGACCTCACTTCTATTGCACCACGGATTTCCGGGGTCATCAGCCAGGTGATGGTCAGAGATAACCAATCGGTAAGCGCCGGACAGCTGTTATTTACGCTCGACGATCGTGACTATCAGATTGCCCTGCAACGGGCAGATGCCGGCATTCGCAGTGCTCAGGCCACGCTGGATTCACTGAAAGCACAAATCGAACGTCAGGGCAGTGAACAGCAACAGGCACAGGCCACTATCGATGCCAGCCAGGCTGATCTGCAGTTAGCGACAGAAAATCGTCAGCGTTTCAGTAATCTGGCCCGTGACGGTTCAGGTACCCGTCAGGCTCAGCAAGCTGCTGAAGCAAACTGGAAAACTGCCCGTGCCACGCTGATGAAAAACAACGCGGCATTGCAGGCAATTAAAGACCAGACCCAGGTGCTACTTGCAGACCAGGAGAAGGCCGCCGCAGACTTACAACAAGCGAATGTCGCTCATGCCGATGCTCTGCTCAACCTCTCTTATTGCCAGATTAAAGCCCCTGAGGACGGAATTGTCGCTCAGCGTGTGGTACGTACCGGCAGTTATGCCCATACCGGGGAAGAACAGTTAACTCTGGTTCCGCTTAACCGTTTGTATATCAATGCTAACTACCGCGAAACCCAGCTGACCAATGTACACCCGGGACAGTCCGTCACCTTCCATGTGGATGCGCTGCCAGGGGTCACCTTTACCGGTAAGGTCGAAAGTTTATCACCGGCCAGTAATGTGAGTTTTTCTCCGCTCCCGGCACATAATGCTTCAGGAAATTTTACCAAAATAGTGCAACGTATCACGGTGCGTATCGTTCCTGATGCCGGACAGAAAAACCTTGATCGTCTGAAAGTGGGTATGTCAGCAGAGCCGACTATCCAAACCGATAACCCTTAA
- a CDS encoding DUF190 domain-containing protein encodes MQTGYQITFFTQQERVHKQQSVAQWLMATARQMGLRGATLNAGIEGFGHDGLDHCITLFDVSAQPVQVILVVTEPQADQLFALLAAEKIEVFYTKAVVSFGVSGDSTS; translated from the coding sequence ATGCAAACAGGTTACCAGATTACCTTTTTCACCCAGCAGGAACGGGTCCATAAACAGCAGTCAGTGGCTCAGTGGCTAATGGCAACAGCCCGACAGATGGGACTTCGTGGTGCAACACTGAACGCCGGCATAGAGGGTTTTGGCCATGACGGGCTCGATCACTGTATCACCCTGTTTGATGTCTCTGCTCAACCAGTCCAGGTGATCCTGGTGGTGACTGAGCCACAGGCTGATCAGCTGTTTGCCCTGCTGGCTGCAGAGAAAATTGAGGTGTTTTATACCAAAGCAGTGGTCTCATTCGGGGTCAGTGGTGACAGTACCAGCTGA
- a CDS encoding GlcG/HbpS family heme-binding protein, producing the protein MSDRNSVSDVYLRPQITLSAAKKIIAAALNAAKESNLSLSVAVVDAAGDLTAFERSDRASGVTIDVALAKARTAARLQAPSKLFEDFINSGLNSFLATPGVTPLQGGVPVVVDGQVIGAVGVSGASGEEDNAIATRAAAAL; encoded by the coding sequence ATGAGTGACAGGAATTCAGTATCTGATGTATACCTTCGTCCGCAAATTACCCTGTCTGCGGCAAAGAAAATTATTGCTGCGGCTCTGAATGCTGCAAAGGAATCGAATTTATCCCTGAGCGTAGCTGTCGTTGATGCTGCCGGTGATCTGACCGCATTTGAGCGTAGCGATCGCGCATCCGGTGTCACCATCGATGTCGCCCTGGCAAAAGCGCGCACTGCTGCTCGTCTGCAGGCACCCTCAAAACTGTTTGAAGATTTCATTAACAGCGGCCTGAACAGTTTCCTGGCAACTCCGGGAGTCACCCCGCTGCAGGGCGGCGTACCGGTTGTAGTTGACGGACAGGTGATTGGCGCTGTCGGTGTTAGCGGCGCCAGCGGTGAAGAAGATAACGCCATCGCTACACGGGCAGCGGCAGCGCTTTAA
- a CDS encoding SDR family oxidoreductase — protein MTTLANKTVAVIGGNSGIGLRVAELAAAEKASLLIIGRNPQSLAEAQQHLTAKGAPQVQTFQVDAHDHEALEQLFEKLPAFDHLVSMIGDVMGGGFLNADMKVLRHVIESKFFTNVRIGQLAGKKVRHGGSLVFTSGTGGRAQNASGSYVGNLGINVLAEALAVELAPHVRVNAVSPTWTVTPFWRDQPAEQVESTRQHFAGLIPLQRTAEIDELASTYLFLMKNGFITGQHIAVDGGIMLGS, from the coding sequence ATGACGACATTAGCAAATAAAACCGTTGCTGTGATTGGTGGTAACTCTGGTATTGGTCTGCGTGTTGCAGAGCTGGCTGCCGCCGAAAAGGCCAGCCTGCTGATTATTGGCAGAAACCCGCAAAGTCTGGCCGAAGCACAGCAACACCTGACTGCCAAAGGTGCTCCGCAGGTACAGACATTCCAGGTGGACGCACATGATCACGAAGCGCTGGAGCAACTGTTTGAAAAACTGCCTGCGTTCGACCACCTGGTGTCAATGATTGGTGATGTGATGGGCGGTGGCTTCCTCAACGCCGACATGAAGGTACTGCGCCATGTCATCGAATCTAAATTCTTTACTAACGTGCGTATTGGTCAGTTGGCCGGTAAAAAAGTGCGTCACGGTGGCAGCCTGGTTTTCACTTCAGGTACCGGTGGCCGGGCACAAAATGCTTCCGGAAGCTATGTCGGTAACCTGGGCATCAATGTGCTGGCAGAAGCTCTGGCGGTAGAACTGGCACCGCATGTCCGTGTAAATGCTGTATCCCCGACCTGGACGGTGACTCCGTTCTGGCGCGATCAACCGGCAGAGCAGGTAGAATCTACCCGTCAGCATTTTGCCGGGCTTATTCCTCTGCAACGCACTGCAGAAATTGATGAGCTGGCCAGCACCTACTTGTTCCTGATGAAAAACGGTTTTATTACCGGACAGCATATCGCAGTCGATGGCGGTATTATGCTCGGTAGTTAA
- a CDS encoding helix-turn-helix domain-containing protein, whose translation MNPPISVIARSLSRERQRSGLSLAEVARRAGIAKSTLSQLESGSGNPSLETLWSLCMALDMPFARLLEEEQSTVRLLRRGEGLAVNSGLANYQAILLANCPPGARRDVYSLHVQPGSDRLSEPHLPGSVEHIILVRGRALVGLADSPVELNPGDYLCYPGDLPHIFRALEKDTEALLIAEHRG comes from the coding sequence ATGAATCCGCCTATCTCGGTTATCGCCCGCAGTCTGTCCCGGGAACGGCAACGTTCAGGGCTTTCTCTGGCTGAAGTGGCACGTCGTGCCGGTATTGCCAAGTCCACTCTGTCACAGCTGGAATCCGGGAGCGGAAACCCTAGCCTGGAAACTCTCTGGTCGCTATGCATGGCGCTGGATATGCCGTTTGCCAGATTACTGGAAGAGGAACAGAGCACCGTGCGTCTGCTACGCAGGGGAGAAGGGCTAGCCGTGAATTCAGGGCTGGCCAACTATCAGGCAATTCTGCTGGCTAACTGTCCGCCGGGAGCGCGGCGTGATGTTTATTCGTTGCATGTTCAGCCAGGCAGTGATCGTTTGTCCGAACCTCATCTGCCAGGATCTGTCGAGCATATTATTTTAGTCCGCGGGCGGGCACTGGTAGGGCTGGCAGACAGTCCGGTAGAGCTGAATCCGGGAGATTATCTGTGTTATCCGGGGGATTTGCCGCATATTTTCAGGGCACTGGAGAAAGACACCGAAGCTTTGCTGATTGCTGAACATCGTGGTTAA
- a CDS encoding AzlC family ABC transporter permease produces the protein MDKPLYSALPPDVIKAILLVSLADGIVALSYGSLAGSLGFPLWVPLALSLLVMAGASEFIFIGMVAGGGSPLAAAAAGLLVNARHIPFGIAVRDLVGHGRRSIVGSHIMNDESVMFGLSQPDRQQQRAAFWLCGIGIAICWPGGVLAGLLIGRHLPDPGAIGLDAVFPAIMLALVIPALKKRDTRRRAGSGALLALLTVPWLPVGLPVLISLAGVALRGKKNDQ, from the coding sequence ATGGATAAACCACTCTATTCCGCTCTGCCACCGGATGTTATTAAAGCTATTTTGCTGGTATCTCTGGCGGATGGCATTGTCGCTCTCTCTTATGGCTCACTGGCTGGCAGTCTGGGTTTTCCGCTATGGGTCCCGTTAGCGTTATCTCTGCTGGTGATGGCAGGAGCGTCAGAATTTATCTTTATTGGTATGGTCGCCGGGGGAGGGAGCCCGCTGGCTGCTGCTGCTGCCGGGTTACTGGTCAATGCCAGACATATTCCGTTTGGTATCGCCGTGCGTGATCTGGTGGGGCATGGACGACGCAGCATTGTCGGTAGTCATATAATGAATGATGAAAGCGTGATGTTTGGACTGTCACAACCCGACAGACAGCAACAGCGGGCTGCGTTCTGGCTGTGTGGGATAGGTATTGCCATCTGCTGGCCCGGAGGTGTGCTGGCTGGTTTACTGATTGGTCGCCACCTGCCAGACCCCGGGGCTATCGGGCTGGATGCAGTATTTCCGGCCATTATGCTGGCACTGGTGATTCCGGCACTGAAAAAAAGAGATACCCGTCGTCGGGCCGGTAGCGGAGCATTATTAGCACTGCTGACGGTGCCCTGGTTGCCTGTCGGTTTACCGGTACTGATATCACTGGCCGGAGTCGCTCTCAGGGGGAAAAAAAATGACCAGTAA
- a CDS encoding AzlD domain-containing protein, producing the protein MTSNPLLLTGIFLLAAGTFLMRFVSSRLGNRIALPEAWQQRLSDAATTLLLAVALIATFFHDDHFAGAARLGGVAVAVIMTLRRLPLIAVIVSAAAVTAVLRYCGVH; encoded by the coding sequence ATGACCAGTAATCCACTGTTACTGACCGGGATTTTTTTGCTGGCGGCAGGTACTTTTCTGATGCGTTTCGTCAGCAGTCGGCTGGGAAACCGGATAGCGCTTCCTGAAGCATGGCAGCAGCGCCTGTCAGACGCTGCCACCACGTTGTTGCTGGCCGTGGCGCTAATTGCGACCTTTTTCCACGACGACCACTTTGCCGGGGCGGCCCGGCTCGGTGGTGTCGCTGTGGCCGTCATCATGACGTTGCGCCGGTTACCACTGATTGCGGTTATTGTTAGCGCAGCGGCAGTAACCGCTGTCTTACGATATTGCGGAGTACATTAA